One window of Clostridiales bacterium genomic DNA carries:
- a CDS encoding TrpR-like protein YerC/YecD, whose product MPADRLRTPEVDELLQAFLALENAEETYAFLQDVATIKEIQDMAQRFHVAALLASGEHYNHIRDVTGASATTISRVSKALNYGADGYRTVLARLHTEKR is encoded by the coding sequence ATGCCCGCGGACCGCTTGAGAACGCCGGAGGTCGACGAGTTGCTCCAAGCGTTCCTCGCGCTCGAAAACGCGGAGGAAACATACGCGTTCCTGCAAGATGTGGCCACAATCAAGGAGATCCAGGACATGGCTCAGCGCTTCCACGTGGCCGCGTTGCTCGCCTCAGGCGAGCACTACAACCACATCCGGGACGTGACGGGTGCCTCGGCCACCACCATCAGCCGGGTGAGCAAGGCGCTGAACTACGGGGCTGACGGATACCGGACCGTACTCGCCCGTCTTCACACCGAAAAGCGGTGA
- a CDS encoding fumarylacetoacetate hydrolase family protein codes for MRVVRLLADGDCRWGLADNTTVTLISDEPFARWEREASIALASAELIAPVAPTKVVCVGVNYRAHAEELGHVVPDEPVLFLKPPTAVSGPGCAIRIPPGVGRVDYEAELGVVIGRRTRHATLEDAAANILGYVCANDVTARDLQRTDGQWTRAKSFDGFCPLGPWIETDADPADLLVESYVNGERRQSSRTSDMIFSVHEIVSFVSGVMTLVPGDVILTGTPAGVGPLASGDTVEVRIEGVGSLVNPVVLG; via the coding sequence ATGAGGGTCGTTCGGTTGCTTGCGGATGGCGACTGCCGCTGGGGGCTTGCCGACAACACCACGGTGACACTCATCTCAGACGAACCGTTTGCCCGGTGGGAGCGTGAGGCGAGCATCGCGCTTGCCTCCGCGGAGCTGATCGCGCCGGTTGCTCCCACCAAGGTAGTGTGCGTGGGCGTGAACTACCGGGCGCACGCCGAGGAGCTCGGCCACGTGGTGCCCGACGAGCCCGTGTTGTTTCTCAAGCCCCCAACGGCCGTGAGCGGTCCCGGCTGCGCTATCCGGATTCCGCCGGGAGTGGGGCGCGTCGATTACGAGGCGGAGCTTGGCGTTGTCATCGGCAGGCGCACGCGCCACGCCACACTCGAGGATGCGGCCGCGAACATTTTAGGCTACGTGTGCGCCAACGACGTCACCGCCCGCGACCTTCAGCGCACGGACGGCCAGTGGACGCGCGCCAAGAGCTTCGACGGGTTTTGCCCGCTCGGCCCGTGGATCGAGACGGACGCCGATCCAGCCGACCTGCTTGTCGAGTCGTACGTCAACGGCGAGCGGCGCCAGTCGTCGCGAACGAGCGACATGATCTTTAGCGTCCACGAGATCGTGAGCTTTGTGAGCGGCGTGATGACGCTCGTGCCCGGCGATGTGATCCTGACCGGCACGCCCGCGGGCGTAGGGCCGCTCGCTTCAGGCGACACCGTCGAGGTGCGCATCGAGGGCGTGGGGAGTCTCGTCAACCCGGTTGTGCTGGGCTGA
- the cimA gene encoding citramalate synthase — protein sequence MVVTLYDTTLRDGTQREGLSLSVDDKLRIVQKLDTLGIHYVEGGFPGSNPKDAEFFERARELELETAAVSAFGSTCRKYTAPEDDEGLSALLATGCSALCVFGKAWDLHVTETLQTTLEENVRMVRDSVAYLKAAGRTVFFDAEHFFDGYAHNADYAIEVVRAAAAAGADAVVLCDTNGGTLPHEVLRATGVVALEVDAPLGIHAHNDGGCAVANSLLAIEAGCTHVQGTINGYGERAGNADLTAIIPALVLKMDRPCISRDQLKLITEVAHFVAETANVAPDPHQPYVGASAFAHKGGVHASAAARLPEAYEHVGPAAVGNLARVVVSELAGRASLTMKAAELGIDLTGEPAVTGAVLDSVKELEHKGYSFETADASLEIMLKKGIGSYEPSFTLESFRCIMEKREDGRVMTEATIKLHVAGHRYIATAEGNGPVNALDKALRIAIGRFYPRLDEFELTDFKVRVLDEKKGTRAVTRVLIETSDGEKSWGTVGVSENIIEASWEALVDSVEHGLAHPRQETRVLDGS from the coding sequence ATCGTGGTCACCCTTTACGACACGACACTAAGAGACGGGACCCAGCGCGAGGGGCTCTCGCTTTCCGTCGACGACAAGCTCCGCATCGTGCAAAAGCTCGACACGCTCGGCATACACTATGTCGAAGGCGGCTTCCCGGGATCCAACCCAAAAGACGCCGAGTTCTTCGAGCGGGCGCGCGAGCTTGAGTTGGAGACAGCGGCCGTGTCAGCTTTTGGCTCGACGTGCCGCAAGTACACCGCGCCCGAGGACGACGAGGGTCTATCCGCGTTGCTCGCAACCGGATGCTCGGCGCTCTGCGTCTTTGGCAAGGCGTGGGACCTCCACGTCACCGAGACGCTCCAAACAACGCTCGAGGAAAACGTGCGGATGGTGCGCGACTCGGTCGCCTACCTCAAGGCGGCGGGCCGTACCGTCTTCTTCGACGCCGAGCACTTCTTCGACGGCTACGCGCACAACGCCGACTACGCGATCGAGGTCGTGCGCGCCGCGGCTGCGGCGGGCGCTGACGCGGTCGTGCTGTGCGACACCAACGGCGGCACCCTGCCGCACGAGGTTTTGCGGGCGACGGGAGTGGTGGCCCTTGAGGTCGACGCCCCGCTCGGCATACACGCGCACAACGACGGTGGATGCGCGGTGGCGAACTCCCTGCTCGCCATCGAGGCCGGATGTACGCACGTGCAGGGGACGATCAACGGCTACGGCGAGCGTGCGGGTAACGCGGACCTGACGGCGATCATCCCCGCGCTCGTGCTCAAGATGGATCGCCCGTGCATCTCGCGTGATCAACTCAAGCTTATCACCGAGGTGGCGCACTTTGTCGCCGAGACCGCCAACGTCGCCCCCGACCCGCACCAGCCCTACGTGGGCGCGAGCGCGTTCGCGCACAAGGGAGGCGTGCACGCGAGCGCGGCCGCGCGGCTGCCGGAAGCCTACGAACACGTTGGCCCGGCGGCGGTGGGCAACCTCGCTCGCGTGGTCGTGAGCGAGCTCGCCGGTCGCGCATCGCTCACGATGAAGGCGGCAGAACTCGGCATCGATCTGACCGGGGAACCGGCGGTCACCGGAGCGGTGCTCGACAGCGTCAAGGAACTCGAGCACAAGGGGTACTCCTTCGAGACCGCCGACGCGAGTCTTGAGATCATGCTCAAGAAAGGCATCGGCTCGTACGAGCCCTCGTTTACGCTGGAGTCGTTTCGCTGCATCATGGAGAAGCGCGAAGACGGGCGCGTCATGACCGAGGCGACGATCAAGTTGCACGTCGCCGGTCACCGCTACATCGCCACCGCCGAGGGTAACGGCCCCGTCAACGCGCTCGACAAGGCGCTGCGCATCGCGATAGGCCGCTTCTACCCGCGCCTCGACGAGTTCGAGCTCACCGACTTCAAGGTCCGTGTGCTCGACGAGAAGAAGGGCACCCGTGCCGTGACGCGCGTCCTCATCGAGACATCGGACGGGGAGAAGAGTTGGGGAACGGTGGGGGTCTCGGAGAACATCATCGAGGCGTCGTGGGAGGCGCTTGTCGACTCGGTCGAGCACGGACTCGCACATCCTCGGCAGGAAACCCGGGTTCTCGATGGAAGTTAG
- a CDS encoding branched-chain amino acid transaminase gives MTLPKVDKIWMDGTLVDWDAAQVHVLTHALHYGSGVFEGIRCYATPDGPAVFRLTEHMERFERSARMLLMTLGYSVEQTVEAVLETIRINRLSSCYIRPIAFRGYGVMGLDPMPAPVNVVIAAWPWDTYLGEDALANGVAVGVSSWRQRGINSTPPAVKATGQYINSSLARVEANRHGYAEAILLNEEGRVCEGTGENLFIVKKGVIHTPPVSDGILEGITRDSIMTLARDKGIEVRETSLVRTDLYTCDEMFMTGSAAEVVPVHSVDGREIGKPGPITLGLQESFFRVAKGEDAAYEAWLTRV, from the coding sequence ATGACACTGCCCAAAGTCGACAAGATTTGGATGGATGGCACGCTCGTCGATTGGGACGCGGCGCAGGTGCACGTCCTCACTCACGCGCTCCACTACGGTTCCGGCGTCTTTGAGGGTATCCGGTGCTACGCGACTCCTGACGGACCAGCGGTCTTCCGGCTTACCGAGCACATGGAGCGCTTCGAGCGCAGCGCCCGGATGCTGCTCATGACACTCGGCTACTCGGTCGAACAGACGGTCGAAGCCGTGCTCGAGACCATCCGGATCAACCGTCTGAGCTCTTGTTATATTCGCCCGATCGCGTTTCGGGGGTACGGGGTCATGGGTCTTGACCCGATGCCCGCTCCGGTCAACGTGGTAATCGCCGCGTGGCCGTGGGACACCTACCTCGGCGAAGACGCGCTCGCAAACGGCGTTGCGGTAGGGGTCTCCAGCTGGCGTCAGCGCGGGATCAACTCGACTCCGCCGGCGGTCAAGGCAACCGGCCAGTACATCAACTCTTCGCTCGCGCGCGTGGAGGCGAACCGTCACGGTTACGCCGAGGCGATCCTGCTTAACGAAGAGGGCAGAGTGTGCGAGGGTACGGGCGAGAACCTCTTCATCGTCAAGAAGGGCGTGATCCACACGCCGCCCGTCTCAGATGGCATCCTTGAGGGCATCACCCGCGACAGCATCATGACGCTCGCGCGTGACAAGGGCATCGAGGTCCGTGAGACGTCGCTCGTGCGCACGGACCTCTACACGTGCGACGAGATGTTCATGACAGGATCGGCCGCGGAGGTCGTGCCGGTTCACTCGGTCGACGGACGTGAGATTGGAAAGCCCGGTCCGATCACCCTCGGTCTGCAGGAGAGCTTCTTCCGTGTGGCCAAGGGCGAGGACGCGGCGTATGAAGCGTGGCTCACCCGCGTGTGA
- a CDS encoding NapC/NirT family cytochrome c — MTWRDALDILLLDLQQAVVSPAANPTVTLLVLLILLVFLAFLAALGFSIYMLVSRKRNKVTWIRVAATRRERWISRFVLLVFFVTLMIPITYYTEAETNCLNCHSEGRERRALDETAHQTVRCVKCHMEPGLSGYVSQKIDFSRWVREYLEVQEPPRNELMDGRVVDASCLRCHRAVTDGTITVGYIRVNHAQIATGDSRCVDCHNQVGHPGVVTPAREPQMSICMHCHDGVQARAECAVCHTRDVGDGARPAERTFPAQHAIDIAWNYCYGCHDESRECLPCHGVTMPHPPDWIADRQVVSHGRAAAFTNKQVCWRCHYSAAGPFTQGDEFCGRCHRIQVHGRDEDVYWSHRRFEAASCVGFCHTARKCTSACHEYRSATTAPPAVMQRPFIVPDYRDPDLFPVPQQ, encoded by the coding sequence ATGACCTGGCGTGACGCCCTCGACATCCTGCTGCTCGATTTGCAGCAGGCGGTCGTGTCGCCCGCCGCCAATCCGACGGTGACGCTGCTCGTACTGCTTATCCTGCTCGTGTTCCTCGCGTTCCTGGCGGCGCTCGGTTTTTCCATCTACATGCTCGTCAGCCGCAAACGCAACAAGGTCACATGGATACGCGTCGCCGCCACGCGCAGAGAGCGCTGGATCAGCCGGTTCGTGCTGCTGGTCTTCTTTGTCACGCTGATGATTCCCATCACGTACTACACGGAGGCCGAGACCAACTGCCTCAACTGCCACTCAGAGGGCAGGGAGCGCCGGGCGCTCGATGAGACCGCGCACCAGACGGTCAGGTGCGTGAAGTGCCACATGGAGCCGGGACTGAGCGGGTACGTGAGCCAGAAGATCGATTTCTCGCGCTGGGTGCGCGAGTACCTCGAGGTCCAAGAGCCTCCTCGCAACGAGCTGATGGACGGACGCGTAGTCGACGCGTCGTGTCTGAGGTGCCACCGCGCCGTGACAGACGGCACGATCACGGTGGGCTACATCCGTGTGAACCACGCGCAGATCGCCACGGGTGACTCCCGCTGTGTCGACTGCCACAACCAGGTCGGACATCCTGGCGTGGTGACGCCCGCGCGCGAACCGCAGATGTCGATTTGCATGCACTGCCATGACGGCGTGCAGGCCAGAGCGGAGTGCGCGGTCTGCCACACGAGGGACGTGGGCGACGGCGCTCGCCCCGCCGAGAGGACCTTCCCCGCGCAGCATGCGATCGACATCGCGTGGAATTACTGCTACGGCTGCCATGACGAGAGCAGAGAGTGCCTGCCATGCCACGGAGTGACCATGCCCCATCCCCCCGACTGGATAGCGGATCGCCAGGTGGTAAGCCACGGCAGGGCGGCGGCGTTCACCAACAAGCAGGTGTGCTGGCGTTGCCACTACTCAGCGGCGGGCCCGTTCACCCAGGGTGACGAGTTTTGCGGACGGTGCCATCGAATCCAAGTCCACGGCCGCGACGAAGACGTGTACTGGTCTCATCGCCGCTTTGAGGCCGCAAGCTGCGTCGGTTTCTGTCATACCGCGAGAAAGTGCACATCGGCATGTCACGAGTACCGGTCGGCCACAACCGCTCCTCCCGCCGTGATGCAGCGGCCGTTCATCGTCCCCGATTACCGGGACCCAGACCTGTTTCCCGTACCGCAACAGTAA
- a CDS encoding tetratricopeptide repeat protein yields MEHLMNGDAHFEEGAFGAAIEEYTKAVILDPANPHAYFKRGLAYAELEQFDKAAEDYSKALEFDPGNAATYYKRGVAFHNTGMLAEAAEDYSRAIDLDPDNGLAYNNRGILRHRDGDVEGAIADYTRAIEINPGDSAAYTNRGFALQEKGDLELAIADCGKAIELDPASAVAYNNRGQILRARIGQARTEALADFSKAIELDESYATAYANRAAMYLEAGRDYDASLDFRAAAELDQRYAYGPGFATPQQDEPDSPPAQTTHTGP; encoded by the coding sequence ATGGAACACCTGATGAACGGTGACGCGCACTTCGAAGAAGGCGCGTTTGGCGCGGCGATCGAGGAGTACACGAAAGCGGTGATTCTGGATCCCGCGAACCCGCACGCATATTTCAAGCGAGGACTCGCCTACGCGGAGCTTGAGCAGTTCGACAAAGCGGCCGAGGATTACTCGAAGGCTCTCGAATTCGATCCCGGTAACGCTGCTACCTACTACAAGCGCGGCGTCGCGTTTCACAACACCGGCATGTTGGCTGAGGCAGCAGAGGACTACTCGAGGGCGATAGACCTCGATCCGGACAACGGTCTGGCCTACAACAACCGGGGGATACTCCGTCACCGGGACGGTGATGTGGAAGGAGCAATCGCGGACTATACGCGAGCGATCGAAATCAACCCCGGTGACAGCGCAGCGTACACCAACCGGGGGTTCGCTCTGCAGGAGAAAGGTGACCTCGAACTTGCCATCGCTGACTGCGGCAAGGCAATCGAGCTCGACCCCGCTTCCGCAGTGGCCTACAACAACCGGGGCCAGATCCTGCGAGCCCGGATAGGCCAAGCTCGCACGGAAGCGCTCGCTGATTTCTCAAAAGCGATCGAACTCGATGAATCGTATGCCACCGCTTACGCCAACCGGGCGGCAATGTACCTGGAGGCTGGCCGCGATTACGACGCGTCGCTGGATTTCCGGGCGGCGGCAGAACTCGATCAGAGATACGCCTACGGCCCTGGATTCGCGACCCCACAGCAAGACGAACCGGACTCACCGCCAGCGCAGACCACGCACACCGGGCCTTAA
- a CDS encoding cell wall-binding repeat-containing protein produces MSRITFSTVLVRVGVLAALVASWFIPLTYLPATAHALTVPQATQAAAKISAGYAHSLAVTSAGTVVAWGSNDSGQAVVPSGLSGVIAVAAGGSHSLALTSAGTVVVWGANDSAQATVPPGLSGVIAVAAGGEHSLALRSNGTVVAWGANDSRQSSVPAGLSGVVAVAAGDKHSLALRSNGTVVAWGDNRHGQSSVPSNLVGIVSVACGHSHSLALRSNGTVIAWGLSENGQTSVPSTLSGVVAIDGGARYSLALTESGTVFAWGGRWRNPHTGVTQTDPAAIVPAALGPVNAVAAGAMHSLALRSDATRVGWGDNSSAQAFGLVSADPPTLTRNVPLDTVFSLTFSSHIHSGPRFTDVVLRNRSGVPVSITVSLAGDTLTVDPVRPLLTDEIYTLSVPVGSITDTFGLRHFGTLFDYHTPDTLAPLVVSSTPANGANAVRPDTPVILSFNEMIVQGANFNVITLSTAQGDRIDCRVDLHSEGRVVVLPRAQLDPRTSYTLNLPQGAVNDMSGNVFAAAHTMSFTTGVRVVRIAGTDRVRTAIEISKSGFTTAPTVVLATSQNFPDALAAAPLARALGAPILLVPATTSLPAHLMAEITRLGATRAVIVGGTGVVSAGVAGQLSNAGITVTRIAGENRYDTAARIALELARVRGVSGFATAYVATGENFPDALAAGGVAAARGVPVLLTRRDTLPAQTSGALSTLGVTETIVLGGTGVITEEVEALLTSPVRIAGINRYATGIAVVEHALASAGFTTSAVYIATGRNYPDALAAGAVIAAARHPLVLVPDTIPVPSVVTGFLGSRFSTINQLNVLGGTGPVPEVVATELRLAAQ; encoded by the coding sequence GTGTCGCGAATAACGTTTAGCACGGTGCTCGTTCGCGTGGGCGTGCTTGCAGCGCTTGTCGCAAGCTGGTTTATTCCGCTCACGTACCTTCCCGCGACCGCTCATGCTCTCACCGTGCCTCAGGCAACGCAGGCAGCCGCGAAGATATCGGCGGGGTACGCGCACTCACTTGCTGTCACGTCTGCGGGCACGGTTGTCGCGTGGGGCTCGAACGATTCAGGGCAGGCGGTGGTTCCATCCGGATTGAGTGGTGTGATCGCCGTGGCGGCTGGCGGTTCGCACTCGCTCGCGCTCACGTCCGCGGGCACCGTCGTAGTGTGGGGCGCGAACGATTCGGCGCAGGCAACGGTCCCTCCGGGCCTTAGCGGCGTGATCGCCGTGGCGGCTGGCGGTGAGCACTCACTCGCGTTGAGATCAAACGGCACGGTAGTCGCGTGGGGTGCAAACGATTCACGTCAGTCGAGTGTTCCAGCGGGTCTTAGCGGTGTTGTGGCGGTAGCGGCTGGAGACAAACACTCTCTGGCCCTCAGGTCAAACGGCACCGTTGTCGCGTGGGGCGACAACAGACATGGACAGTCAAGCGTCCCAAGCAATCTGGTCGGCATAGTCTCGGTCGCGTGCGGACACAGCCACTCGCTCGCTCTGAGATCAAATGGAACGGTCATAGCGTGGGGTTTGTCGGAAAACGGGCAGACAAGCGTGCCATCAACTCTGAGCGGAGTGGTCGCCATCGATGGCGGGGCCCGCTACTCGCTCGCGCTCACTGAGTCTGGCACGGTTTTCGCCTGGGGAGGTCGCTGGCGGAACCCTCACACGGGTGTCACGCAGACCGACCCGGCAGCGATCGTGCCTGCTGCGCTCGGTCCGGTTAACGCGGTAGCCGCTGGTGCGATGCACTCACTGGCGTTGAGGAGCGACGCAACGCGTGTGGGGTGGGGTGATAACAGCTCGGCGCAGGCGTTTGGGCTCGTGTCCGCAGATCCGCCGACCCTGACTCGCAACGTGCCGCTCGACACGGTTTTCTCACTCACGTTCAGCTCACACATTCACAGCGGGCCGCGTTTCACGGACGTGGTCTTGAGAAACCGCTCTGGCGTGCCTGTTTCGATCACGGTGTCGCTCGCCGGTGACACCCTGACGGTGGATCCGGTCCGTCCGCTTCTAACAGATGAGATATATACCCTCTCGGTACCCGTTGGCTCGATTACCGACACGTTCGGTCTGCGCCACTTTGGCACTCTTTTCGATTACCACACGCCCGACACTCTCGCCCCACTCGTGGTTTCCTCCACACCGGCGAACGGCGCGAACGCTGTTCGTCCCGACACGCCGGTAATACTTTCCTTTAACGAGATGATCGTGCAGGGGGCGAACTTTAACGTTATCACTTTGTCAACGGCGCAGGGCGATCGGATCGATTGCCGCGTCGACCTCCATAGCGAAGGCAGGGTAGTCGTTTTGCCCCGCGCACAGCTAGACCCTCGCACCAGCTACACGCTCAATCTCCCGCAAGGCGCGGTGAACGACATGTCAGGCAACGTGTTTGCCGCCGCACACACCATGAGCTTTACCACTGGAGTGCGTGTCGTGCGCATCGCAGGCACAGACAGGGTCAGGACCGCCATCGAGATATCGAAGAGCGGGTTTACCACAGCGCCAACCGTCGTGCTTGCGACTTCACAGAACTTCCCTGACGCGCTTGCCGCCGCGCCGCTCGCACGCGCGCTGGGGGCACCGATTCTCCTCGTGCCAGCCACGACCTCACTTCCCGCCCACCTTATGGCTGAGATCACCCGGCTGGGTGCCACACGTGCGGTGATCGTGGGCGGCACGGGAGTAGTGTCTGCCGGGGTGGCAGGCCAGCTTTCCAACGCGGGCATCACTGTCACGAGGATCGCCGGTGAAAACCGCTACGACACCGCCGCCCGGATCGCGCTCGAGCTTGCCCGCGTACGGGGAGTGAGCGGGTTTGCGACCGCCTATGTTGCCACCGGAGAGAACTTCCCCGATGCGCTCGCAGCGGGCGGGGTAGCGGCGGCGAGGGGCGTGCCCGTTCTCTTGACCCGCCGCGATACGCTTCCCGCACAGACTAGCGGGGCTCTTTCGACGCTCGGAGTGACAGAGACGATCGTGCTTGGCGGAACCGGGGTCATCACGGAGGAGGTCGAGGCTCTTCTGACGTCGCCCGTCAGGATTGCCGGAATCAACAGATATGCGACTGGTATTGCTGTAGTGGAGCACGCGCTTGCGAGCGCTGGTTTCACAACGAGTGCGGTATACATCGCGACAGGGCGCAACTATCCTGACGCTCTTGCTGCCGGTGCCGTCATCGCGGCGGCCAGGCACCCGCTCGTCCTCGTGCCAGACACCATCCCAGTTCCCTCGGTGGTCACCGGGTTTCTCGGGTCGCGTTTTTCCACGATCAACCAACTCAACGTGCTCGGTGGGACGGGGCCGGTTCCTGAAGTTGTGGCCACAGAACTTCGCCTCGCCGCGCAGTAG
- a CDS encoding GerMN domain-containing protein: MRSAGSVKAIVWAALGAGAFAMFVVLATAGCSPSVPSPTESKIAGETTAISVYYPDGEIIIEERQVVPVSDNLPEVAMQRLFAVSPEKEQIAIVLPQATVNSVTVDQGTGVGTIDFSAEVLDFPVEDEQARVVAFGAVLETLRQFPEITSVLITVDGKSSGEVDGRRIEEFWGSVRLPREPLDITAKE; this comes from the coding sequence ATGCGCTCCGCCGGATCGGTCAAGGCCATAGTTTGGGCGGCTCTCGGCGCGGGAGCGTTTGCGATGTTCGTGGTGCTCGCAACAGCCGGGTGTTCACCGTCCGTGCCTTCGCCCACCGAGTCGAAGATCGCCGGTGAGACCACCGCGATCTCTGTGTACTACCCAGATGGCGAGATCATCATCGAGGAGCGGCAGGTGGTCCCGGTAAGCGATAACCTGCCTGAGGTCGCCATGCAGCGCCTGTTCGCGGTCAGCCCCGAAAAGGAGCAAATCGCGATCGTGCTTCCGCAAGCGACGGTCAACTCTGTCACGGTCGATCAGGGAACCGGTGTCGGCACCATCGACTTCTCCGCCGAGGTCCTCGACTTCCCGGTGGAAGACGAGCAGGCGAGAGTCGTTGCGTTTGGCGCGGTGCTCGAGACGCTGCGGCAGTTCCCAGAGATCACATCAGTGCTAATCACCGTCGACGGCAAGAGTTCAGGGGAGGTCGACGGAAGGCGGATCGAGGAGTTCTGGGGGAGCGTGAGATTGCCCCGCGAACCGCTCGATATCACCGCGAAAGAGTAA